Proteins from a single region of Oligoflexia bacterium:
- a CDS encoding MlaD family protein has protein sequence MKIETKVGLLFTGAVVMIIIFAWLMGVLNPFSNAYTVYVQYNFAGGIEVGSPVRVMGIKVGKVERIDFAPFQKDVQGNEVKLKLTVSIDKKAREAIRYDSKFFINLAGIIGEKFLEVSPGSIESPVLSANAVVRGEDPPRIDQLISQSYGLAGKILELVSKNEGSVTHTLQLFDNLVTNLNRTLTQLDKTTKNVEVTKLLKNMVEISDDVHFMTSKIRTADGEKTLQLLHQLLWRLEPMTKENIREFLQKEGIKAKIF, from the coding sequence GTGAAGATTGAAACAAAAGTAGGTTTATTATTTACCGGTGCAGTAGTGATGATCATTATCTTCGCCTGGTTGATGGGTGTTTTAAATCCCTTTTCAAACGCATATACCGTTTACGTTCAATATAATTTTGCTGGCGGAATCGAAGTGGGTTCTCCTGTGCGAGTTATGGGCATCAAAGTCGGAAAAGTAGAACGTATTGATTTTGCACCATTTCAAAAAGATGTTCAGGGTAATGAAGTAAAATTAAAACTTACTGTCAGTATCGATAAAAAAGCCCGTGAAGCGATTCGCTACGATAGTAAATTCTTTATCAATCTTGCGGGTATTATCGGCGAAAAATTTTTAGAGGTGAGCCCCGGTTCAATTGAATCCCCAGTCTTGTCTGCGAATGCTGTCGTTCGAGGAGAAGATCCTCCACGAATTGATCAGCTGATCTCCCAGAGTTATGGTTTGGCAGGAAAAATTCTAGAACTCGTAAGCAAAAATGAAGGAAGTGTCACACATACACTTCAACTCTTTGATAATCTTGTGACAAATCTCAATCGAACATTAACCCAACTCGATAAGACGACTAAAAATGTTGAAGTGACAAAGCTTCTTAAAAATATGGTTGAGATTTCTGACGACGTACATTTTATGACTTCAAAAATACGTACTGCTGACGGAGAAAAAACATTACAACTCTTGCATCAGCTACTTTGGCGGTTAGAGCCTATGACAAAAGAAAATATTAGAGAATTTCTGCAAAAAGAAGGCATCAAAGCTAAGATTTTTTAA
- a CDS encoding ABC transporter permease, producing MAELVAKTMVVLKPFEFLGVSLIAFYKELKNMLLYFFDVLYALFTPPFRGKETMQQLYFIGVKSAPIILFSLSLAASVAILEYAYHMRLVLHTAALVPGFVSLLILRELGPVITGLLLTSRIGAGITAELGTMQITEQIDALKLLSVEPVRYLVIPRFIASIFASMALVVLGNATCLFFGMLVSISHLDVTMGSFISAVNQFAGFKDFTLAIVKAGVFGSVIPIISCYYGFNCKPGAEGVGTATTQSVVANAVTIIILDFILTYLFSYLY from the coding sequence ATGGCTGAACTTGTTGCAAAAACAATGGTTGTCTTAAAACCTTTTGAGTTTTTAGGCGTAAGCCTCATAGCTTTTTACAAAGAATTAAAAAACATGTTGCTCTATTTTTTCGACGTGCTCTATGCGCTATTTACACCGCCATTTCGTGGCAAAGAAACCATGCAGCAGCTTTATTTTATCGGTGTAAAAAGTGCGCCGATTATTCTTTTTTCACTCAGTCTTGCAGCATCAGTGGCTATCTTAGAATATGCGTATCATATGAGACTTGTGCTTCATACCGCAGCACTTGTACCGGGTTTTGTTTCTTTACTTATTTTACGTGAACTTGGCCCCGTAATCACCGGACTCCTTTTAACTTCAAGAATTGGTGCTGGCATCACAGCTGAGCTTGGCACTATGCAAATCACTGAACAAATCGATGCGCTTAAACTTTTAAGTGTTGAACCGGTACGCTATCTTGTGATTCCACGCTTTATCGCCAGCATTTTTGCCAGCATGGCGCTTGTAGTTTTGGGTAATGCAACGTGTCTATTTTTTGGAATGTTAGTAAGTATCAGTCATCTTGATGTGACGATGGGTTCGTTCATCAGCGCTGTGAACCAGTTTGCTGGTTTTAAAGACTTCACTCTGGCCATCGTGAAAGCTGGTGTTTTTGGTAGCGTGATACCGATTATTAGCTGTTACTATGGATTCAATTGTAAACCCGGTGCAGAAGGGGTTGGTACGGCCACGACACAATCCGTCGTCGCTAATGCTGTAACCATCATCATATTAGACTTTATTTTAACTTATCTTTTTAGTTACCTTTATTAA